Part of the Taeniopygia guttata chromosome 30, bTaeGut7.mat, whole genome shotgun sequence genome is shown below.
tgcccctgcctggccacacaaagccTTGGCCTTGATACCAAAAGGGTTAATTCCATTTTTACCGTGCCTGTGAACTTTTAACACAGGAACAaggtgtgcaggagctgcttttccagcaaggaCAGTTGGAAATGTAGAAGACATCTGGCTCAAGAGTGCAGTGATAGAAAAAGCAAGGACTGAAGCTGGGAACTTGGGGTGTGTTTTATGGAAATGGGTAAATTGTAATTCACATTTAGTGACTGTGTATAAGCAACACACTGGTAGATTTACATGTCCACATAAGGTTAGGAGTTATCCCTCACTAGACCCAAGGCCTGAATAAATGATCCCCTCTTAAATAGCAAATTAGTGTTTAAGGAGCCTTGTTCTGATATTTCAGAGATTTGGTGACCTTGGGGCCTCACAGAACCCAGGAGTTACCTGTGACTCTGTCCAAACTCATGGAAcaaagggtccatggtgacacagcggaaccccatggaaccaaaatccattttggcACACTGGGGCCACATTGAACCAATGGCCCATTGTGACACCacggatccaaggagaccattgtgaccctgagaaacctcttggaaccaaggggccattctgacacagcaaggcctcgtGGAACCacaggtccattgtgacactgcaaggtcacacaggaccaaggtggccatggaaccaaggttctgccatggaacctcatggaacaaagggaccatggtgacactgtggaaccAGGGAGACTGTTTTTGGCAGTAGAAAAGCTCATGCAACCccaagtccattgtgacacagcaaggcctcatggagccaagggaccattgttaaactgtgcggcctcatggaaccatgagCCATTGGGACACAGCGtggcacctcatggagccaagagtccattgttacactgtggggccctgtggaaccaaggggaGCACAGTGACTttgtggggcctcatggaacaatgGAGACTGTTCTGACACTTTGGGACAcactggaaccaaggggccattagAGCATGGCAGagcctcatggaatcaaggggaCTACAGTGTCACTTAGACCATTTGATTTAACCTTACTTACAGACCTGACTGGCTCAGTTACCCAAGGCACTCAGACccctcagagagcagcatttctgccacatttccccagcacaggcactcctgtgtgcacacagacacagagagtcagtgcagggcacctgtgagaaattcccctgagggcagggaaatgctccctgGATGCTTTGGCATCTccccagcagggaagggttgaGCCTGGAGGAGTGGGGGGATTGGCCCAGGCTCCCTCGTTGTTCGGGATCCCCCGAGTGCAGCAAATGGGAGAGTTCCCAGCTCGGAGAGGCCCCACTCAGAGGGAGTCACTGgccaggagagctccaagggcTCCTTTTGGAGCGCTGTTTGTAGGGCCCCAAGAGAGGGGCATCAGTCCCAGCCATGTTTCACCCTGGCCGCActtggcatcagcagctttctttggcagggtgagaacagggatgttgtgccactgagggaacacaaacagttcccagggctgctcctaaagcagccaggagctggttgggcagcagcagtgcctggagcagacagggtttgtgatgagctccagaggagctgagcccaggggctgaTGGCCAAGGCCGAGGCCCAGCAAGCATTTCTCAGCTGGCAGGGCGGCctgagaaggggaggggggaatgcaccagcacaggaaccatggaaccaagggaccattgtgacactgtggggcctgtgagaccaagggaccattgtgacactgtggggcctgtgagaccaagggaccattgtgacactgtgggacctgtgagaccaagggaccattgtgacactgtggggcactgtgagaccaagggaccattgtgacactgtggggcctgtgagaccaagggaccattgtgacactgtggggtctgtgagaccaagggaccattgtgacactgtggggcaccATGGAagcaaggagaccattgtgaccctgagGGGACTCATGGgatcatggagaccattgggacactaTGAGGCCCCATGGAATAAGTAAatcattgtgacactgtgaggcctcatggaagcagtGAGACCACTGTGACCCTGGGGGTCCCCACAGAACCAAGAGGACcgttgtgacactgtggggcctcatGAAACCAAGAGGCCtttgtggcactgcagggctgcatggGACCAAAGCTCCATTGTGACATCGCAGGGCCTCGTGTCATCAGTcgtccattgtgacactgtggagccaaaggagaccattgtgacactgcaaaccAGCACGGtccaaaggtccattgtgaccCTACAGGGCTCATGGAACAGAGGAGTCACTTGTCATTGTGAGGCCTGGGGAACCACGGAGATCActgggacactgcagggcctcatTGAACCTTTGGGACCATTGTGAAACTaaagggcctcatggaacccaggagctattgtgacactgtgggaccccATCGATCTaagggtccattgtgacactgtatTTCTTCTTGTAATCAAGGAGCAATTGTGACacagggccccatggaaccaaaggaaCACAGAACAGGGGTCTGGCTGGTTTGGCCTCCCGTGGACTGCCTGACTGGTCCAGATGACCTTGACATGTTTAGGGTCTCTTCTCATCTTCTACTGAAACACTGGCGCACCattctttccttcctatggaaaataactctcctcctcctccagacACCCATGGACAGTATTGGGATTTTACCTCCAAATTTTCTTGTATCCAGCGATTGTTCCTGTAGGAATATTGGCAGGACAAATCTGGTTGGCAATGGTTTCATCAGGGTCAACTCCCATCTGTCCTcaaaacactggggaaggctccatgctttccttcttttgggaaagaactgcttctccaggtgcccatggGCAAAATTTGGATTCtgtctccaaaattccctatatccaaaggTTGCttccagacaaaatctgccattCCTGACAAGTGTTGCTGGCCTTGGCCTAGTGAGGCTCTCATCTGCCTTCCAAACACTGGGgatctgtgctttccttcctatggaaaagaactgtccttctcctgcaggtgcccatgggaaaaattggggttttACCTCCAACATTGCCTGTTGTGACAGACTGGAGGATATTGTTTGCTGGAAACATTTCATGTgcaggggaggaaggggcaggtccagccttgccctgccctgtaaccccagccctgccctgccctggaaccccaatccccccagagcctctatcccagcccagcagtgtctgccagtccctggcacagcacaggcaatgctccacagccacctctggagccccagcccagctcctgagtgaCCAAAAGGCCCAAAGttccagctggggaagggcCCAGGAAGATCAAGGGGTATTTAAGGCTGACCACAAGGCAAGCACACATCTTGGCTCTACGTCCTCTTGGAATTTCTATCTGAACCCCACTGGAATCCAGGAGTTagtagctctgtgtgtgcttccctaagtcttatttttcctttccttctgtgtcTACTTCTTCTATTTCTGTCCTCTTGCAAATTTTGATTAACTTAAAATTGAACAGGTGTCGTGTTTGTGAAGTTCAGTGGGCCAAGGTAATGCTTTGAGAAGTGTTTTCTGTAGATTGAATATCaaattaaatcttttgccaaagtttctctgatttcctaaagttcccagcaaaagctgttgtgttgttttgagttcctgagaatctcttgttggtatttGTCCAGGGAGTACAGCTCAGAGGACACAAACAATTGTCCGtccttttaaatgtctccttgagagagttttttaggggatgggggtcagggcttgtgtgtccagcttggcacagcccaggcagggctttcacagccccatcccacactccatttcccagctggagccgctggtgcctctgagttctgctgccccagccccagggacgctctccttgtctgcccattcccccagggtctctgggcagggatggcctcagtgggggctgctgacatcctcagcaacttggaggctgctgctgaattttactgctccagaggcttcttcagccttcagctcttcagttcaggaattcagtggCCCAGGGCTTattaacattcagaacaccTTAACAAACCAAGCCTCTGGAAACAATTTGATCtaagttttcaaatcttttcTGGTTAAGTAGAATTCAGAAGTGTATTTGAAGTATATTATATGTAGCAAGACAGTGAAAAAAGATTTCCTAGGTcctatttaggtttttttcccctgttaatTCACTGATATGTGCAATCTCCAATTGGCACTGAATCCAAGCACCTCCTCATGCAGtttgaatagatatgaaaatcagaTGTGGGGgtcagaggctgcctggggcacagggaccatgaaattatcaagttttcaatgatctgtgaaagaaggaggagcagcaacaaaacttccacactggaattaggaagggcagcctgtggcctATTTAGGATGCAGATTTGGGGAGTTCTGAAATAGGCATTGATAAtttaagggaaacagcccttaaaaacaaagggatccagggaggatggacacatttcaggaaagtaatcttaagggggaaggagcagcctgtcccagtgtggcaaaatATGAGCTagtgaggaaaatgactgtcctggctgcccatggagtTTTTGTAGGAACTCAGGAAAGAAGAGGGTGCATTAACTTTGGACAGAAGGTCAGTCAACTTAGCAAGTGTTTAAGGATGTTGTTAggtcatgcagaaaaaaaatgaaagaggtGAAATCTCAATTAGAGATTAACTAGGCCACTTGTGTGAAAAAgagtagaaaatatttctataaataaattaatagcaaaatGTGGTATAAGGAGAACCTCTACTCTTTATTGGATCCAGTGGAAAATATAGTAACTAAAGATAAAGAAAATGTCAAACTACTTAACACCTTGTTTGTATCAATTTTCAATATTaggacaggttgtcctcaggacaagagttctgctgagctggtagatgggcacagggagtAGAACAGtcccctgtaatccaggaggaagcagctggtgacctGCTGAGAAACTCAGACGCTCACAGgtgcatgggatgggatgggatgggatgggatgggatgggatccatcctagggggatgagggagctggtggatgagctccccaagctgctccccatcatttaccatcagtcctggctcaccagggaggtgccagagcactggaggtgccagtgtgagcccatccccaagaagggctggaaggaggatctggggaactccaggcctgtcagcctgacctcggtgcccggcaaggttatggaacagatcaccttgagtgccaccacagggcacccacaggatggctgAGGgatcagagccagccagcgtggatttaagaggggcaggtcctgcctgagcaccctgatctccttttataaccaggtgacccacctgtggatgtgggaaaggctgtggatgtgtccatctgggcttcagcaaagccttggacactgtctctgacagcattccctggaaaagctgcagcccacggcttgggcaggttccctcctggctgggagatggaagagctggctggaggctgggcccagagaggggtggggatggtgctgcacccagctggtgtccagtccctggtgctgtccccagggatctgtgttgggcccagtcctgtttaacatcttcaccgatgatctgggtgaggggatcgagcccaccatccccaaatttgcaggtgacaccaagctgggtgtgagtgtggatctgctggagggcaggacaagaagacacagccttcagctgcaccaggggaggtttaggctggacaagaggaagaagttcttcacagaaagggtgagtgggcactggaatgggcaggccaggggggaggtggcagagtcactgtccctctccagtggcactcagtggcatggtctgggtgacaaggcggtattagggcattggttggacttggtgatcccaaaggtcttttccagcctatttgattctgtcattctgtgatgattgggatactctggggccattgtgaccctgcagggcctggtggaactaagaggaccatggtgacactgtgcagccccatagaaccagggctccattgtggtgctctggggcccaatggaaccagggagtccccgtgacactgggtcctggtggaaccacagaggccattgtgacactgtggggcctcgtggaaccgaggggtttcaccattgtgacactgcgaaaccaaggagagcattgggagagtccagggcccagtgaACCAAGGGGCCCttctgacactgcggggcctcatggaaccaaggggacattgtgacactgcaggaccttgtgtaaccaaggggccactgtgacactctcgggcctccaggaatctggaaggcccttgtgacactgtgtggcctcatggaaacagggagtccattgtgacactgaggggacttgtggagccacagagagcattgtgacagtgtgggacctcatgtgaccatggggcctttgtgacaccctggggccccatggaaccgaggggccactgtgaaactgcggcaccaacgagaacattgtgacactgtgaagccccatggaaccaaggggccactgtgacagtgcagggcctggtgtaaccaaagggacTTTGTGATGCTGAGGGGCCCCTTGGaacaaggacatctttgcagatgacacccagctggatgtgggtgtggatctgctggagggtaggagggctctgcagagggacctggacaggctgaatccagggcccaaacccaacaaggtgaggtttaacaagtccaagtgccgggtcctgcactttggccacaacaacccctgcagcgctacaggctggggacagagtggctggacagcagccaggcagaaagggacctgcagggactgatggacagcaggctggacatgagccagccgtgtgcccaggtggccaagaaggccaatggctcctggcctgcatcaggaatggtgtggccagcaggagcagagctgctgtgccagccctgatctgcccccagctctgcacacagacattgctgctgcagctccagagaaggcagcaaaagggcatctctgcagaaaactctgctcGGAGAttctttagttcctttaaagccaccGAAAGCacagcccctcattgacacagtctgagggcacagggaaggtgaagagaaacaaaaggatAAATGGCACAATGACATTTCTTTCTAatgtggaaaacattaaaatgtaaaagaaagaaaaagaacctcaAAAATTATaccaacaagaagtatcaaagatgacttttattacaagtgatttgcagaaattggccagcagtttaatgttcctgaaagcatccagtcatcagtgtccacactgcagccttgagctcctggttcctcaggctgtagatgagggggttcagggctggagacaccaccgagtacagaactgacactgacagatccagggatggggaggacatcgaAGGAGGCTTTAGGTAGGTAAATACACCAGTGCTGATaaacagagagaccacagccaggtgagggaagcaggtggaaaaggctttgtgccgtccctgctcagaggggatcctcagcacagccctgaagatctgcacataggagaaaacaatgaacacaaaacaaccaaatgcCAAACACACACTAACAGCAATGAGCCCAAGTTCCCTGAggtgggatttggagcaggagatcttgaggatctgtgggatttcacagaagaactggcccagggcattgccatggcacaggggcagggaaaatgtattggccgtgtgcagcagagcattgagaaatgcactggcccaggcagctgctgccatgtgggcacaagctctgctgcccaggagggtcccgtagtgcaggggtttgcagatggacacgtagcggtcgtagcacatgatg
Proteins encoded:
- the LOC140680952 gene encoding olfactory receptor 14A16-like, with the protein product MSNSSSISHFLLLALADTRQLQLLHFCLFLGISLAALLGNGLIISAVACGHHLHTPMFFFLLNLALSDLGSICTTVPKAMHSLLWDTRTISYTGCAAQLFFFLLFISAEISILTIMCYDRYVSICKPLHYGTLLGSRACAHMAAAAWASAFLNALLHTANTFSLPLCHGNALGQFFCEIPQILKISCSKSHLRELGLIAVSVCLAFGCFVFIVFSYVQIFRAVLRIPSEQGRHKAFSTCFPHLAVVSLFISTGVFTYLKPPSMSSPSLDLSVSVLYSVVSPALNPLIYSLRNQELKAAVWTLMTGCLLKAVSSCPALQQIHTHTQLGVTCKFGDGSL